Proteins encoded together in one Kutzneria kofuensis window:
- a CDS encoding beta-galactosidase codes for MTGWPTGLQGPGWGGDYNPEQWPEHVWTQDVELMKRAGVNLVSVGIFAWARIEVADNRFDFGWLDQILDQLHEGGIRVCLANATASPPPWLTSANPDMLPVRADGVRLSHGSRQAYCPTSPVYRDRAIALTEKIALRYGEHPALAAWHVNNEYGCHVSRCYCDRCAEVFRDWLRARYDLAGLNRAWGTDFWSQHYSSWEQVLPPRVTPTFQNPGQVLDFARFCSDALLDLFCAERDVLSDVTPDVPVTTNFMANWTFKALNYWHWAAEVDFVSNDHYTRAEDPERHIELALSADLVRGLSRGEPWLLMEHSTSAVNWQPRNFAKLAGELRRNSFSHLARGADGTLFFQWRQSRAGAERFHSAMLPHAGEDTKVFREVTQVGEEYQRLSELLGSTVDAQVALVYDFESAWAAEQPAHPTSDFDYYGTVLGVYRALWRVGVTVDVVPPSADLSGYRLVVAPSLYQVTDNEARWLEDYVRAGGHAVVTWFSGIADENSRVRLGGYPGAFRELLGVRVEEFFPLPVGDNVKLTGGLSATTWSELLHPNGCEVISSYVDGDLRGVPAVTRNVFGDGVAWYLATTLDPDSAVTMFADVLAGAGVEPVTTAPSGVEVVRRRGERISWLVAINHTGTDVVLPVEGVELISGVETSGGLPVPAGGVAVVREV; via the coding sequence GTGACCGGATGGCCGACCGGACTGCAGGGACCTGGCTGGGGTGGTGACTACAACCCCGAGCAGTGGCCCGAGCACGTCTGGACGCAGGACGTGGAGCTGATGAAGCGGGCCGGGGTGAACCTGGTCAGCGTCGGCATCTTCGCCTGGGCCCGGATCGAGGTCGCCGACAACCGGTTCGACTTCGGCTGGCTGGACCAGATCCTCGACCAGCTGCACGAGGGCGGCATCCGGGTGTGCCTGGCCAATGCCACCGCGTCCCCGCCGCCCTGGCTGACCAGCGCGAACCCGGACATGCTGCCGGTGCGCGCCGACGGCGTGCGGCTGTCGCACGGCTCGCGCCAGGCGTACTGCCCGACCTCGCCGGTGTACCGCGACCGGGCGATCGCGCTGACCGAGAAGATCGCGCTGCGCTACGGGGAGCACCCGGCGCTGGCCGCCTGGCACGTCAACAACGAGTACGGCTGCCACGTGTCGCGCTGCTACTGCGACCGGTGCGCCGAGGTGTTCCGCGACTGGCTGCGCGCCCGCTACGACCTGGCCGGCCTGAACCGGGCCTGGGGCACCGACTTCTGGAGCCAGCACTACTCGTCGTGGGAGCAGGTGCTGCCGCCGCGGGTGACGCCGACGTTCCAGAATCCCGGGCAGGTGTTGGACTTTGCTCGGTTCTGCTCCGATGCGCTGCTCGACCTGTTCTGTGCTGAGCGGGACGTGCTCTCCGACGTCACGCCGGACGTGCCGGTCACCACGAACTTCATGGCCAACTGGACGTTCAAGGCGCTCAACTACTGGCACTGGGCCGCCGAGGTCGACTTCGTCTCCAACGACCACTACACGCGGGCCGAGGACCCCGAGCGGCACATCGAGCTCGCGCTGTCCGCGGACCTCGTGCGCGGGCTGTCCCGCGGCGAGCCGTGGCTGCTGATGGAGCACTCCACCTCGGCGGTGAACTGGCAGCCGCGCAACTTCGCCAAGCTGGCCGGCGAGTTGCGCCGCAACTCGTTCTCGCACCTGGCCCGCGGCGCCGACGGCACGCTGTTCTTCCAGTGGCGGCAGTCCCGGGCCGGCGCCGAGCGCTTCCACTCCGCGATGCTGCCGCACGCCGGCGAGGACACGAAGGTGTTCCGCGAGGTCACCCAGGTGGGCGAGGAGTACCAGCGGCTGTCCGAGCTCCTCGGGTCCACTGTGGACGCGCAGGTGGCGCTCGTCTACGACTTCGAGTCGGCGTGGGCGGCCGAGCAGCCGGCCCACCCGACCTCCGACTTCGACTACTACGGCACGGTGCTCGGCGTGTATCGGGCGCTGTGGCGGGTTGGCGTCACTGTCGACGTTGTGCCACCGTCGGCCGACCTGTCCGGCTACCGTCTGGTCGTGGCGCCGTCGCTGTACCAGGTGACCGACAACGAAGCCCGCTGGCTGGAGGACTACGTCCGCGCCGGCGGTCATGCCGTGGTGACGTGGTTCTCCGGCATCGCCGACGAGAACTCCCGCGTCCGGCTCGGTGGCTACCCGGGCGCGTTCCGTGAGCTGCTCGGCGTAAGGGTGGAGGAGTTCTTCCCGCTGCCGGTCGGCGACAACGTGAAGCTGACCGGCGGGCTGTCGGCGACGACCTGGTCGGAACTGCTGCACCCCAACGGCTGCGAGGTCATTTCCTCCTATGTGGACGGTGACCTGCGAGGCGTGCCGGCCGTGACCCGGAACGTTTTCGGCGACGGTGTCGCGTGGTACCTGGCGACCACGCTCGACCCCGACAGCGCGGTCACGATGTTCGCCGACGTCCTCGCGGGGGCCGGCGTCGAGCCGGTCACGACTGCCCCGTCCGGGGTGGAAGTCGTGCGGCGACGCGGGGAACGGATATCCTGGCTGGTGGCGATCAACCACACCGGCACGGACGTGGTCCTGCCGGTGGAAGGCGTGGAACTGATCTCCGGTGTCGAAACGTCCGGCGGTCTGCCGGTCCCGGCGGGCGGGGTCGCCGTGGTCCGGGAGGTGTGA
- a CDS encoding ABC transporter substrate-binding protein, with product MARPRPGQLPTLDRRSVLKVLLAGAGLAAVPGLAACGSGGSTAADPNTVTFGSNGSDAKPKQAYQAVLDAFAKQSGGLKAKPNVQDHQAFQQNINSYLQGTPDDVFTWFAGYRMQFFANKNLLSPIDDVWDKIGANFPQAVKDLSKNPQDGHYYFVPIYNYPWGVFYRKSLFQEKGYTVPKTFDDFINLAKKMQGDGLSPFVQGFGGGESWMLLGTFDYLNMRTNGYQFHMDLMHGKESWSDKKVKDVMDSWKRMLPYYQAGASSKKWEDASAALVNKTGGMMVIGMFVGQSFTNQADYEDLDFFAFPEINSQYGTDAVEAPMDGFLLSKNPKNPDGAKKLLEYLGSAEAENTYLSIDSSNLAVNDKADTSKYGTLQKKAVQFVADAKQLSQFGDRDSDPGFIQNVVEPAFAQFVQNPNTSDSLLTQIQSQKSQYFQS from the coding sequence ATGGCGCGCCCAAGACCAGGCCAACTGCCCACACTCGACCGGCGGTCGGTGCTCAAGGTGCTGCTCGCGGGTGCCGGTCTCGCGGCCGTGCCCGGCCTCGCCGCCTGTGGCTCCGGCGGCTCGACCGCCGCCGACCCGAACACCGTCACGTTCGGCTCGAACGGCTCCGACGCCAAGCCCAAGCAGGCCTACCAGGCGGTTCTCGACGCCTTCGCCAAGCAGTCCGGCGGCCTCAAGGCCAAGCCGAACGTGCAGGACCACCAGGCGTTCCAGCAGAACATCAACAGCTACCTGCAGGGCACGCCGGACGACGTGTTCACCTGGTTCGCCGGGTACCGGATGCAGTTCTTCGCCAACAAGAACCTGCTGAGCCCGATCGACGACGTCTGGGACAAGATCGGCGCCAACTTCCCGCAGGCCGTCAAGGACCTGTCGAAGAACCCCCAGGACGGGCACTACTACTTCGTGCCGATCTACAACTACCCGTGGGGCGTGTTCTACCGGAAGAGCCTGTTCCAGGAGAAGGGCTACACGGTCCCGAAGACCTTCGACGACTTCATCAACCTGGCCAAGAAGATGCAGGGTGACGGCCTGTCGCCGTTCGTGCAGGGCTTCGGCGGCGGCGAGAGCTGGATGCTGCTGGGCACGTTCGACTACCTGAACATGCGCACCAACGGCTACCAGTTCCACATGGACCTGATGCACGGCAAGGAGTCCTGGTCCGACAAGAAGGTCAAGGACGTGATGGACTCCTGGAAGCGCATGCTGCCCTACTACCAGGCGGGCGCCTCCAGCAAGAAGTGGGAGGACGCGTCGGCCGCGCTGGTGAACAAGACCGGCGGCATGATGGTCATCGGCATGTTCGTCGGCCAGTCCTTCACCAACCAGGCCGACTACGAGGACCTGGACTTCTTCGCCTTCCCGGAGATCAATTCCCAGTACGGCACCGACGCCGTCGAGGCGCCGATGGACGGCTTCCTGCTGTCGAAGAACCCGAAGAACCCGGACGGCGCCAAGAAGCTGCTGGAGTACCTGGGCAGCGCGGAGGCGGAGAACACCTACCTGTCCATCGACTCGTCCAACCTGGCGGTCAACGACAAGGCGGACACCAGCAAGTACGGGACGCTGCAGAAGAAGGCCGTGCAGTTCGTGGCCGACGCCAAGCAGCTGTCGCAGTTCGGCGACCGGGACAGCGACCCGGGCTTCATCCAGAACGTCGTCGAGCCGGCGTTCGCGCAGTTCGTGCAGAACCCGAACACCTCCGATTCGCTGCTCACCCAGATCCAGTCGCAGAAGTCGCAGTACTTCCAGTCCTGA
- a CDS encoding carbohydrate ABC transporter permease, producing MTVITDAAENVAGAGVPGSGRVRRLTGRDKIVLGLMVGIPTLLHVVLVWVPTLVSVLLSFTRWDGIGGLATIKFIGVQNYSTMFTVSPTFWPAVQHNVIWLVFFVLLPTPFGVFLAYQLDKSIRFTRFYQTAIFLPVVISAAVTGFIWQTIYDPDNGLVNSILGTNKPGGTYIEWLGNSHLNLWAVLVAASWKQAAYIMILYLAGLKGADPSLREAAALDGASEWQTFMRVTFPALKPINIIILVVTIIESLRAFDLVYVVAGTNGTKPGLELLSILIANNILGESSLVGYGSALAVVLLVISLAPILSYVFQTFRKEQQS from the coding sequence ATGACCGTCATCACCGACGCGGCCGAGAACGTCGCCGGAGCCGGGGTTCCCGGCTCCGGCCGCGTGCGCCGGCTCACCGGTCGGGACAAGATCGTGCTTGGCCTGATGGTCGGCATCCCCACCCTGCTGCACGTCGTGCTGGTGTGGGTGCCGACCCTGGTGTCCGTGCTGCTGTCGTTCACGCGCTGGGACGGCATCGGCGGGCTGGCCACGATCAAGTTCATCGGCGTCCAGAACTACAGCACGATGTTCACGGTGTCGCCGACCTTCTGGCCGGCCGTCCAGCACAACGTGATCTGGCTGGTGTTCTTCGTGCTGCTGCCGACGCCGTTCGGCGTGTTCCTGGCCTACCAGCTGGACAAGAGCATCCGGTTCACCCGCTTCTACCAGACCGCGATCTTCCTGCCCGTGGTCATCTCGGCCGCGGTGACCGGGTTCATCTGGCAGACGATCTACGACCCGGACAACGGTCTGGTCAACAGCATCCTGGGCACCAACAAGCCCGGCGGCACCTACATCGAGTGGCTCGGCAACTCGCACCTGAACCTGTGGGCGGTGCTGGTCGCGGCCAGCTGGAAGCAGGCCGCGTACATCATGATCCTGTACCTGGCCGGGTTGAAGGGCGCCGACCCGTCGCTGCGTGAGGCGGCGGCGCTGGACGGCGCGAGCGAGTGGCAGACGTTCATGCGGGTCACGTTCCCGGCGCTCAAGCCGATCAACATCATCATCCTGGTGGTGACGATCATCGAGTCGCTGCGCGCCTTCGACCTGGTGTACGTGGTCGCCGGCACCAACGGCACGAAACCGGGCCTCGAGCTGCTGTCCATCCTGATCGCCAACAACATCCTCGGCGAGTCCAGCCTGGTCGGCTACGGCTCGGCGCTGGCCGTGGTGCTGCTGGTGATCTCGCTGGCGCCGATCCTGTCGTACGTGTTCCAGACCTTCCGCAAGGAGCAGCAGTCATGA
- a CDS encoding carbohydrate ABC transporter permease has product MTAVAEVPAAAESSRPVAVRRRKRVRPARVVLHVFLTVTALVWLVPLVWAVYTSLRTFADTSQHGYFSLATALTFENYENAWEQAGLPHYFLNSVIITVPAVLLTLLFSASVAFFVSRFNFKVNLFLLMLFTAGNLLPPQVIITPLFRMYLLIPLPDWLSNGSGLMYNSFFGVIMIHVAFQSGFCTFVLSNYMKTIPHELTEAALVDGASVFRQFWQIILPLCRPAFAALATLLTIWIYNDFFWGLVLFQTGADRPITSAISSLQGQYFSNQNLIAAGALLTAIPTLAIYLALQRQFVSGLTLGANKG; this is encoded by the coding sequence ATGACGGCCGTCGCAGAAGTCCCGGCCGCGGCGGAGTCCTCCCGGCCGGTCGCCGTGCGGCGGCGCAAGCGGGTCCGGCCCGCTCGCGTCGTGCTGCACGTGTTCCTGACCGTGACCGCGCTGGTGTGGCTGGTGCCGCTGGTGTGGGCGGTGTACACGTCGCTGCGCACGTTCGCGGACACCTCGCAGCACGGCTACTTCTCCCTGGCCACCGCGCTGACGTTCGAGAACTACGAGAACGCGTGGGAGCAGGCGGGGCTGCCGCACTACTTCCTCAACTCGGTGATCATCACCGTCCCGGCCGTGCTGCTGACGCTGCTGTTCTCCGCGTCGGTGGCGTTCTTCGTGTCGCGGTTCAACTTCAAGGTCAACCTGTTCCTGCTGATGCTGTTCACCGCGGGCAACCTGCTGCCGCCGCAGGTGATCATCACGCCGCTGTTCCGGATGTACCTGCTCATCCCGCTGCCGGACTGGCTGTCCAACGGCTCCGGGCTGATGTACAACTCGTTCTTCGGCGTGATCATGATCCACGTGGCGTTCCAGAGCGGGTTCTGCACGTTCGTGCTCAGCAACTACATGAAGACCATTCCGCACGAGCTCACCGAGGCGGCGCTGGTCGACGGCGCGTCGGTGTTCCGGCAGTTCTGGCAGATCATCCTGCCGCTGTGCCGGCCCGCCTTCGCCGCGCTGGCCACGCTGCTGACCATCTGGATCTACAACGACTTCTTCTGGGGCCTGGTGCTGTTCCAGACCGGCGCGGACCGGCCGATCACCTCGGCCATCTCCAGCCTGCAGGGGCAGTACTTCAGCAACCAGAACCTGATCGCGGCCGGCGCGCTGCTCACCGCGATCCCCACCCTGGCCATCTACCTGGCGCTGCAGCGGCAGTTCGTCAGCGGCCTCACGCTCGGCGCCAACAAGGGCTGA
- a CDS encoding HAMP domain-containing sensor histidine kinase translates to MPQAEGKRNVSLRSRVILLTAVCVAGAVALASIGAFMVVSSNLNSQVAESLEITVKQAAGTLQSGQYRGLAPIGPTDLTFALLDESGMTTETNRSPIRLSTTEQDLVDSPPGTCSPQRTDTAATVLVMGCTYAPGKAVVAAQSLKPTQGVLQKLALVLVFVGIGGVLVAALAGTAVAQGGLRPVTRLRQATEHITATGDLRPIPVTGDDELALLTTSFNTMLGALAESQERQRRLVGDAGHELRTPLTSLRTNLELLLASEKPGAPKLSAEDRQEIYDDVQAQIAEMTTLIGDLVELAREDAPQAVHEPVDMVELVERALDRARRRAAGQQFLVSLQPWYLLGEAHALERAVLNLLDNAVKFTPADGVVRLEMKPVGDGTMLIEVADSGPGIAEADLPHVFERFYRSSEARTLPGSGLGLAIVAQAVERHGGRAYAGRAPEGGALMTLRLPGRPSPA, encoded by the coding sequence ATGCCGCAGGCCGAGGGCAAGCGGAACGTCTCGCTGCGCTCGCGGGTGATCCTGCTCACGGCGGTGTGCGTGGCCGGGGCGGTGGCGCTGGCCTCGATCGGCGCGTTCATGGTGGTCAGCAGCAACCTGAACAGCCAGGTGGCGGAGTCGCTGGAGATCACCGTCAAGCAGGCCGCCGGCACCCTGCAGTCCGGGCAGTACCGGGGTCTGGCGCCCATCGGTCCGACCGACCTGACCTTCGCCCTGCTCGACGAGAGCGGCATGACCACGGAGACCAACCGGTCCCCGATCAGGCTCAGCACGACCGAGCAGGACCTGGTCGACAGCCCGCCGGGCACCTGTTCCCCGCAGCGCACCGACACCGCGGCGACGGTGCTGGTGATGGGCTGCACCTATGCCCCGGGCAAGGCGGTGGTGGCGGCCCAGTCGCTGAAGCCGACCCAGGGCGTGCTGCAGAAGCTGGCGCTGGTGCTGGTGTTCGTGGGCATCGGCGGTGTGCTCGTCGCGGCGCTGGCCGGAACGGCGGTGGCCCAGGGCGGTCTGCGGCCCGTGACCCGGCTGCGGCAGGCGACCGAGCACATCACGGCCACCGGTGACCTGCGCCCGATTCCGGTCACCGGTGACGACGAGCTGGCGCTGCTCACCACGAGCTTCAACACGATGCTCGGCGCCCTGGCGGAGTCGCAGGAACGGCAACGACGGCTGGTCGGCGACGCCGGCCACGAGCTGCGTACGCCGCTGACCTCGTTGCGCACCAACCTGGAGCTGTTGCTGGCGTCGGAGAAACCCGGAGCGCCCAAGCTGTCCGCCGAGGACCGGCAGGAGATCTACGACGACGTGCAGGCCCAGATCGCCGAGATGACCACGCTCATCGGCGACCTGGTGGAGTTGGCCCGCGAGGACGCTCCGCAGGCCGTGCACGAACCCGTGGACATGGTGGAGCTGGTCGAGCGGGCGCTGGACCGGGCCCGCCGGCGGGCCGCCGGCCAGCAGTTCCTGGTGAGCCTGCAGCCGTGGTACCTGCTCGGCGAGGCGCACGCGCTGGAGCGGGCCGTGCTCAACCTGCTCGACAACGCGGTCAAGTTCACGCCCGCGGACGGCGTGGTCCGGCTGGAGATGAAGCCGGTCGGCGACGGCACGATGTTGATCGAGGTCGCCGACAGCGGCCCCGGCATCGCCGAGGCCGACCTGCCGCACGTGTTCGAGCGGTTCTACCGGTCCTCGGAGGCGCGGACGCTGCCGGGCTCCGGGCTCGGCCTGGCGATCGTCGCCCAGGCCGTGGAACGCCACGGCGGCCGGGCCTACGCCGGCCGGGCGCCGGAAGGCGGGGCCCTGATGACCCTGCGGCTCCCCGGCCGCCCAAGCCCGGCATAA
- a CDS encoding response regulator transcription factor — protein sequence MRILVVDDDRAVRESLRRSLQFNGYQVELAGDGQQALDAVTAQRPDAMVLDVMMPRLDGLEVCRRLRGTGDDLPILVLTARDAVSDRVAGLDAGADDYLPKPFALEELLARLRALLRRAVADDAAANAPSAVMRFADLELDPGTREVRRGERSISLTRTEFSLLELFLAHPKQVLTRGRILEDVWGYDFPTSGNALEVYVGYLRRKTEADGEPRLLHTVRGVGYVLRETPP from the coding sequence ATGCGCATCCTCGTAGTGGACGACGACCGGGCCGTGCGCGAGTCGCTCCGTCGCTCGCTGCAGTTCAACGGTTACCAGGTCGAGCTGGCCGGCGACGGTCAGCAAGCGCTGGACGCCGTCACCGCGCAGCGTCCCGACGCGATGGTCCTCGACGTCATGATGCCCAGGCTGGACGGCCTGGAGGTGTGCCGGCGGCTGCGCGGCACCGGTGACGACCTGCCGATCCTGGTGCTCACCGCCCGGGACGCGGTGTCCGACCGGGTGGCCGGCCTCGACGCCGGCGCCGACGACTACCTGCCCAAGCCGTTCGCGCTGGAGGAGCTGCTGGCCCGGCTGCGGGCGCTGCTGCGCCGCGCGGTCGCCGACGACGCGGCGGCCAACGCCCCGTCGGCCGTGATGCGCTTCGCCGACCTGGAGCTGGACCCGGGCACCCGGGAGGTGCGCCGCGGCGAGCGGTCGATCAGCCTCACCCGCACCGAGTTCAGCCTGCTCGAACTGTTCCTCGCCCATCCCAAGCAGGTCCTCACCAGGGGCCGGATCCTGGAGGACGTATGGGGCTACGACTTCCCGACCTCCGGGAACGCCCTGGAGGTCTACGTCGGCTACTTGAGGCGAAAGACCGAGGCCGACGGCGAGCCGCGGCTGCTGCACACGGTGCGCGGAGTTGGCTACGTGCTCAGGGAGACCCCTCCGTGA